CTTTGGCCTGGGTATTAGCCATAATACCCTGTACGACAACCTCATCGATGTCTTGAGCATCATTTCCACTAAAGGATAGATCGCCGAGATAAACGTTGAATGGTTTCTCCGAAACGCTCACTGTTTTCTCAATCGGCTCATAACCCAGATAGCTGAACACCAGTTCATAGTTACCCTGCTTGATGCCGGTGATCCGGAATGTTCCATCCAGATTGCTTTGCGTAGCAATACTGTTGTCTTTTGTTTTAATAGTAACCCCGGGAAGTGCTGCTTTCCCGTCAATAATTCTTCCCGTGATGCTGTATTGCTGTTGTGAAAAAGCAGTATGCCAGCTTAGGAATACAAGAAAAAATAAGAAGTAAAAAATTCTTTTCATCACATGTTGATTTGATGCCACAAAGAGATAGGAAATCTGAAATGTTATCGACCGCGCTAATTAGGAGAAACTTTGTGCACGTCCGCGAACGTATAAAATATTGATAATCAGGGTTTTAATTGTTGTTAAGTTTCCTTTAACAAATTATTAGGAAATCTGCTTGATCTTTTCTTTAAGAAACTCACTCGGCGATTGACCGGTCTCCATCTTAAAATATTTATTGAAGGTACTCTTGGAATGGAATCCCGACTCGTAGGCAAGATTTAAAATATTCTGATCTTCTTGAACAATGCGTTGCGAGTGAGCAATGAAATAGGATACTCGTCTTGAATTGATATACTGATAAAAAGTAGTGTTCATTAAATTATTAAGGATAATCGAGAGATCATGATTGCTGATGGCTAAACTATTTGCAAGATCGGAGAGCGCATACTCAGGATTGAGAAAAGGTTTATCTCTTTTCATCAGCTCATCAATTTGAGCCACCAGAGGTTTTAATCCCTCGATCTTAGCACTATTCTTCTGATACTTTTCATCGTTGGTTTTCGTAAGAACACGACTAAGTTTGCCTGCAGACTGCATAGATAAACCCAAATAATCTTTATAGGTATTGATAAAATTAAAATACACAATCAGTAGGACGATTATCGAAGAGCTTGCCAATCCTAGATAGAGAATGACCTGATAATCGAAAGGCTTAAATAGCAAGGAACTTGAAATAAGAAAGCAGAGCAGA
The DNA window shown above is from Sphingobacterium hotanense and carries:
- a CDS encoding helix-turn-helix domain-containing protein — protein: MGPYLLLVTAQIVVFCFFFSKTLKRKENKDQILFIILFCCSLGLLSKLIIQFSNLPVNFEYGISSTIGFSTFAFLYIKHIFSEKPIRRIELILFSIPFFSTAIIFLIELLFNKHIANHPGLARLIDMYVLNFRRFTIVACFLGDIYLLVRYWDSVKKRIRSNEIGLALSFICYNFLLCFLISSSLLFKPFDYQVILYLGLASSSIIVLLIVYFNFINTYKDYLGLSMQSAGKLSRVLTKTNDEKYQKNSAKIEGLKPLVAQIDELMKRDKPFLNPEYALSDLANSLAISNHDLSIILNNLMNTTFYQYINSRRVSYFIAHSQRIVQEDQNILNLAYESGFHSKSTFNKYFKMETGQSPSEFLKEKIKQIS